In one Thermococcus sp. 2319x1 genomic region, the following are encoded:
- a CDS encoding SufD family Fe-S cluster assembly protein, with amino-acid sequence MRVKLDDYAVTELVSKVKAVKDDSVEVGEIAYLNGNHSRANLKTTVMAFDNARANVINEAYSLGDYAKGHVECHEIVKGNADVQTVPLLRVKNDKAELTHEASIGRINEAQLMQLMAKGLSEEEAAELIIKGLLRE; translated from the coding sequence ATGAGGGTTAAACTGGACGATTATGCTGTGACGGAACTCGTTTCCAAGGTAAAGGCTGTTAAAGACGATTCTGTTGAGGTTGGGGAGATTGCGTATTTGAATGGAAATCACTCGCGGGCAAACCTGAAGACTACGGTGATGGCTTTTGACAACGCGAGGGCAAATGTAATAAATGAGGCCTACAGCCTCGGAGACTATGCAAAAGGCCACGTAGAGTGTCACGAGATAGTTAAGGGGAATGCAGACGTCCAAACGGTTCCACTCCTGAGGGTGAAGAACGATAAAGCTGAACTCACCCACGAGGCTTCGATAGGAAGAATAAACGAGGCTCAGCTCATGCAGCTAATGGCGAAAGGTTTGAGCGAAGAGGAGGCAGCGGAGCTTATAATCAAGGGCCTTCTGAGGGAATGA
- the gor gene encoding glyceraldehyde-3-phosphate:ferredoxin oxidoreductase yields MRFSVLKINLDEKKVEGEEFEREGIYGIIDYALYLHDEVYKTYELEDPYDPRNVMVFGKGPFAGSILPGSHRMTFVYRSPQYGGVFPSTMGGAAYQFQRVGVDFVVLEGKGKKPTVIVLSNDGENLNVELHEVELEKVIEIWKDYKGEEGVYALTQYLIDNFHDKFDGMEYRIACVGPASLNTHMGAVFSQTLRNGKRVVGSEDWAARGGTGSVLLRAHNVVAIIFGGKARKKFPKEDISNIRVAKPIVEGIHKKPMNEVISEKTVKYKYNPKLKTGGTFGGNYPAEGDFVPILNWQMPYIPKEERIKIHENIMKYYWEPFNKEAIEPKNWTNCGEPCPVVCKKYANGHHIEYEPREANGPLSGVITLRASDISVHAVDAMGFDAISFGGTAAWVLELVYRGLLKPEEVGLSDKPEFDKDSLLLKPIETSEKNARLVAELAHRVAFAETEIAKIIGEGIRRASEVLDEKFKDRLSYGESFKDYGVYTPIGINGEMVPTMYWAIGNYIPLPIQGRYWTFYQFGVFLEPEELANKIVASALYEYWYDNVGWCRFHREWAKSVLKALFMEAYGENVDMEEQAKKTIRKLVNFLKKAGYEPVFWDSMRVIDLVAKGAEEFGNERWAEQFRKDKVVTAKEYLRRVLAEYSRILGVDWTL; encoded by the coding sequence ATGAGGTTTTCAGTGCTTAAGATAAACCTTGATGAAAAGAAAGTTGAAGGTGAAGAATTTGAGCGAGAGGGAATTTACGGCATAATTGATTATGCTTTGTACTTGCACGACGAAGTTTATAAGACCTACGAGCTCGAGGATCCCTATGATCCGAGGAACGTTATGGTTTTTGGAAAAGGGCCTTTTGCTGGTTCTATTCTTCCTGGTTCCCATAGAATGACTTTTGTTTACAGATCGCCCCAGTACGGAGGGGTTTTCCCATCAACTATGGGCGGTGCGGCTTATCAATTTCAGAGGGTTGGAGTGGACTTTGTGGTTCTTGAGGGCAAAGGGAAAAAGCCTACAGTGATAGTGCTTTCCAATGACGGAGAAAACCTGAATGTTGAGCTTCATGAGGTTGAACTTGAAAAGGTAATCGAAATATGGAAGGACTACAAAGGGGAAGAGGGAGTTTATGCCCTCACTCAATACCTCATAGATAACTTCCATGACAAGTTTGATGGAATGGAGTATAGAATAGCTTGTGTTGGGCCCGCTTCTCTAAATACGCATATGGGTGCTGTGTTCTCTCAAACTTTAAGAAACGGTAAGAGAGTTGTCGGAAGTGAGGACTGGGCTGCTAGGGGAGGAACCGGGAGCGTTTTGTTGAGGGCCCATAACGTTGTTGCCATAATATTTGGGGGAAAGGCAAGGAAGAAGTTTCCAAAGGAGGATATAAGCAATATAAGGGTGGCAAAGCCGATAGTGGAGGGCATTCACAAGAAACCTATGAATGAGGTAATATCGGAAAAAACTGTGAAATATAAATACAACCCCAAGCTCAAGACGGGAGGAACCTTTGGAGGGAACTATCCAGCTGAAGGGGACTTTGTTCCAATACTCAACTGGCAGATGCCCTACATCCCCAAGGAGGAGAGGATTAAAATCCACGAGAACATAATGAAATACTACTGGGAGCCCTTTAATAAAGAGGCGATAGAACCCAAAAACTGGACCAACTGTGGGGAGCCCTGCCCAGTGGTGTGTAAGAAATACGCCAACGGTCACCACATAGAATATGAGCCGAGGGAAGCTAACGGGCCTTTAAGCGGTGTGATAACCCTTAGGGCAAGCGATATAAGCGTTCACGCCGTTGATGCCATGGGATTTGATGCAATCAGCTTTGGAGGCACCGCTGCGTGGGTTTTGGAACTGGTTTATAGAGGATTGCTCAAGCCAGAAGAAGTTGGACTTAGCGACAAACCCGAATTTGATAAGGATTCCCTTCTCTTAAAGCCTATCGAAACGAGCGAAAAGAATGCCAGGCTTGTTGCTGAATTGGCCCATAGGGTTGCTTTCGCTGAAACTGAAATTGCGAAGATAATTGGAGAAGGCATAAGGAGAGCTAGTGAGGTACTCGATGAGAAGTTCAAGGACAGACTTAGCTATGGAGAAAGTTTCAAAGACTACGGAGTTTACACACCCATAGGAATAAACGGGGAGATGGTACCCACCATGTACTGGGCTATTGGGAACTACATTCCCTTACCAATCCAAGGTCGCTACTGGACTTTCTATCAGTTTGGAGTATTCTTAGAGCCTGAAGAGCTTGCAAATAAGATAGTCGCCAGTGCCCTTTATGAATACTGGTACGACAACGTTGGTTGGTGCAGGTTCCACCGCGAATGGGCAAAGTCTGTGTTGAAGGCACTCTTCATGGAGGCCTATGGAGAAAACGTAGATATGGAAGAACAGGCCAAGAAAACGATAAGAAAACTTGTTAACTTCCTCAAGAAAGCCGGTTATGAACCTGTGTTCTGGGATTCAATGAGGGTTATAGATCTTGTTGCAAAAGGAGCCGAGGAGTTTGGCAACGAAAGATGGGCAGAGCAGTTTAGGAAAGACAAAGTTGTGACAGCAAAGGAGTACCTTAGAAGGGTGTTGGCAGAATACAGCAGAATTTTGGGGGTTGATTGGACGCTTTAA
- a CDS encoding OsmC family protein, producing the protein MERLEYSAHLKWDGNVGSEAKVRGFSFSIDTNTDGHNKGPNPTEYLLAAIGGCLTVNWGRLIKRMRLDVREMEITVSGWRDREEPQLREITYRVRVVTSEPEKKIMRVKELAEKYGTVFNTVGAEKIKGEVEIVKPAD; encoded by the coding sequence ATGGAGCGTCTTGAGTATTCAGCCCATCTCAAATGGGACGGCAACGTGGGAAGTGAAGCGAAGGTGAGAGGGTTTTCATTCAGCATAGACACGAACACCGATGGTCATAACAAGGGACCAAACCCTACGGAGTACCTCTTAGCGGCAATAGGCGGCTGTTTAACCGTCAACTGGGGGAGGTTAATCAAGAGGATGCGCCTCGACGTTAGGGAGATGGAGATAACCGTTTCGGGATGGAGGGACAGGGAGGAGCCCCAGCTTAGGGAGATAACCTACAGGGTTAGGGTGGTTACCAGTGAGCCGGAGAAGAAGATAATGCGCGTTAAGGAGTTAGCGGAGAAGTACGGAACGGTTTTCAACACCGTTGGGGCGGAAAAGATAAAGGGGGAGGTGGAGATAGTAAAGCCAGCGGACTAA
- a CDS encoding cation diffusion facilitator family transporter yields MEHHHGELKGRMLFSFALNMTITIAEIIGGLLSGSLALLSDSLHNFSDSMSILASYLAIKIGEREKNEKYTFGYKRAEILVAFVNSAVLVGVALFLLVEAYKRFKNPEPIDGPLMLGVALIGLFANLISVLLLHEHAHESMNVRSAYLHLLSDTLSSVAVVTGGIAIIKWNVLWIDSIVTVLISLYILREGYEILKESVEVLMEASPNLNFEEIKHEIESIPGVKNAHHFHAWRIGEKEIHFECHVEVNDMPISEAQGVIDEIEGRLKRFGIAHVTVQLETGRCKDKKAICGGKGD; encoded by the coding sequence ATGGAACATCACCATGGTGAGCTCAAGGGCAGAATGCTGTTTTCCTTCGCCCTTAACATGACGATAACCATAGCTGAGATCATCGGCGGCCTTCTCTCCGGAAGTTTAGCCCTCCTCAGCGACTCCCTCCACAACTTCAGCGATTCAATGAGCATCCTCGCGAGCTATCTGGCCATAAAGATCGGTGAGAGGGAGAAGAACGAGAAGTACACCTTCGGCTACAAGAGGGCCGAGATTTTGGTGGCCTTTGTTAACTCCGCCGTTCTCGTTGGCGTTGCCCTCTTCCTCCTTGTTGAAGCTTACAAGCGCTTCAAGAATCCCGAACCTATAGACGGCCCGCTTATGCTCGGCGTTGCCCTAATCGGTCTTTTTGCCAACCTAATCTCGGTTCTTCTGCTCCACGAACATGCTCACGAGAGCATGAACGTCCGCTCTGCCTATCTCCATCTATTGAGCGACACGCTCTCTTCAGTCGCCGTTGTTACAGGCGGAATCGCCATAATAAAGTGGAACGTCCTCTGGATAGACTCAATTGTAACGGTTCTTATCTCCCTCTACATCCTCCGCGAGGGTTATGAAATATTAAAGGAGAGCGTTGAGGTGCTCATGGAGGCTTCACCAAATCTAAATTTTGAGGAGATAAAACACGAAATTGAGAGCATCCCCGGTGTTAAGAATGCGCACCACTTCCACGCCTGGCGTATAGGGGAGAAGGAAATCCACTTTGAGTGCCATGTCGAGGTTAATGACATGCCGATAAGCGAGGCCCAAGGGGTTATAGACGAGATTGAGGGGAGGCTTAAGCGTTTCGGGATAGCCCACGTGACTGTTCAGCTTGAGACAGGGAGATGCAAGGACAAAAAGGCAATCTGCGGTGGGAAAGGTGATTAG
- the tpiA gene encoding triose-phosphate isomerase, which produces MLKEPIIAINFKTYIEATGERALKIAKAAEKVYKETGITIVVAPQLVDLYRIAQEVEIPVFAQHIDPIKPGSHTGHVLPEAVKEAGAVGTLLNHSENRMVLADLEAAVRRAEEVGLMTMVCSNNPAVSAAVAALNPDYVAVEPPELIGTGIPVSKAKPEVITNTVELVRRVNPEVKVLTGAGISTGEDVKKALELGTVGVLLASGVTKAKDPEKAIRDLVSLII; this is translated from the coding sequence ATGCTGAAGGAGCCGATTATAGCCATAAATTTTAAGACGTATATTGAGGCCACCGGGGAGAGGGCTTTAAAAATAGCCAAGGCGGCAGAAAAAGTTTACAAAGAAACCGGAATAACAATAGTCGTGGCACCACAGTTGGTTGATCTTTATAGAATCGCTCAAGAAGTTGAGATTCCGGTCTTTGCTCAGCACATAGATCCGATAAAACCCGGCAGTCATACAGGGCATGTTTTGCCGGAGGCAGTAAAAGAGGCCGGAGCCGTTGGGACTTTACTCAACCACTCCGAAAACAGAATGGTCCTTGCGGATTTGGAAGCTGCAGTAAGGAGAGCAGAAGAAGTTGGCTTAATGACAATGGTCTGCAGCAACAACCCTGCAGTTAGCGCGGCAGTTGCCGCTCTAAATCCGGATTACGTTGCTGTTGAGCCTCCAGAGCTGATCGGCACTGGAATCCCGGTTAGTAAGGCAAAGCCCGAGGTAATAACCAACACGGTGGAGCTCGTTAGGAGGGTAAACCCGGAGGTTAAGGTTCTTACTGGTGCTGGTATTTCAACTGGGGAGGATGTGAAAAAGGCTTTAGAATTGGGGACGGTTGGAGTTCTCTTGGCAAGCGGTGTCACAAAAGCCAAAGACCCAGAAAAGGCAATAAGAGACCTCGTATCACTCATAATCTAG
- the fbp gene encoding fructose-1,6-bisphosphate aldolase/phosphatase encodes MAVGEKITISVIKADIGGWPGHCKVHPALIEKANELLGKAKEEGIIIDFYATYCGDDLQLIMTHKHGVDSEKIHGLAWNVFKEATEIAKELGLYGAGQDLLKDAFSGNVRGMGPGVAEMEITLRKSEPIVTFHMDKTEPGAFNLPIFRMFADPFNTAGLVIDPHMHMGFRFEIWDIKEHKRVIMSSPEEMYDILALIGAKSRYVIKRVYPKKGHKLPEDEPVAVVSTEKLYEIAGEYVGKDDPVAIVRAQSGLPALGEVLEPFAFPHLVSGWMRGSHNGPIMPVPLKYATPSRFDGPPRAVALGWQINKDGKLIGPVDLFEDVAFDEARKKALEIADYIRRHGPFEPHRLPLEEMEYTTLPSVLEKLKDRFESV; translated from the coding sequence GTGGCAGTTGGAGAAAAGATAACCATCAGCGTGATAAAGGCTGATATTGGGGGATGGCCGGGACACTGCAAGGTTCATCCAGCCCTTATCGAGAAGGCCAACGAGCTTTTGGGTAAGGCAAAAGAGGAAGGGATAATAATTGATTTCTACGCCACGTACTGCGGTGATGATTTGCAGCTTATCATGACGCATAAACATGGAGTAGACAGTGAGAAAATACACGGTCTAGCTTGGAACGTGTTTAAAGAAGCAACTGAGATAGCAAAGGAGCTCGGTCTCTATGGGGCCGGTCAGGATTTGCTTAAGGATGCCTTCAGTGGGAACGTTAGGGGAATGGGGCCAGGAGTGGCCGAGATGGAGATTACCCTAAGAAAAAGCGAGCCCATCGTTACATTCCACATGGATAAAACGGAGCCGGGAGCGTTCAACCTGCCGATTTTTAGGATGTTTGCCGATCCCTTCAACACCGCTGGTTTGGTCATTGATCCTCACATGCACATGGGCTTTAGATTTGAGATATGGGACATAAAGGAGCACAAGAGGGTTATTATGAGCTCTCCTGAAGAAATGTACGACATTTTGGCGCTGATAGGTGCGAAGTCTAGATACGTAATAAAACGGGTCTATCCCAAGAAGGGACACAAGCTTCCCGAAGATGAGCCGGTTGCCGTTGTAAGCACCGAAAAGCTTTACGAAATTGCCGGCGAATACGTGGGAAAAGACGATCCAGTGGCAATAGTAAGGGCTCAAAGCGGTCTTCCTGCCCTTGGAGAAGTCTTGGAGCCCTTTGCCTTCCCGCACCTCGTAAGCGGATGGATGAGAGGTTCTCACAACGGCCCAATAATGCCTGTCCCGCTTAAATATGCAACCCCATCAAGATTTGATGGACCCCCAAGGGCTGTAGCGTTGGGATGGCAGATCAACAAGGATGGAAAGCTGATAGGTCCGGTTGACCTCTTTGAGGATGTGGCATTTGATGAGGCAAGAAAGAAGGCATTGGAGATTGCAGATTACATAAGGAGACATGGACCCTTTGAACCTCACCGCCTCCCGCTTGAGGAGATGGAATACACAACTTTGCCAAGTGTTTTAGAGAAGCTTAAGGACAGATTTGAGTCGGTCTGA
- a CDS encoding TOBE domain-containing protein, whose amino-acid sequence MGEEELSITAKDALIALQMAEVAIESAKREESLEFKEIKGKLLQVGLEHVKRSAKIEGTVDFVEALGTDTIVHANIGNGQIIKVKLPGHIPLEVGSKVKIVIDLDNIHVFDKNTEKAII is encoded by the coding sequence ATGGGAGAGGAAGAACTCTCAATAACTGCAAAAGACGCATTAATAGCACTCCAAATGGCAGAGGTGGCAATAGAGTCCGCAAAGAGAGAAGAGTCCTTGGAGTTTAAGGAGATAAAGGGGAAGCTCCTCCAAGTCGGGCTGGAGCATGTAAAGAGAAGCGCCAAAATAGAGGGAACAGTTGACTTCGTTGAGGCCCTAGGAACTGATACGATTGTCCATGCCAATATAGGGAACGGGCAAATCATAAAGGTAAAGCTCCCGGGACATATACCCCTTGAGGTCGGTAGTAAGGTTAAAATAGTGATTGACCTGGATAACATCCATGTGTTTGACAAGAACACTGAAAAAGCCATAATATAA
- a CDS encoding arsenic resistance protein has protein sequence MALGVNFLLIPVMLPLWIKLLGSAYSVPVPFLLLLRTIFIVLILPMFLGDLTRRLLTRKLGEERFLQLKPLLGATTMTTMLLLVGLIFFMKAQLLLSKWTLIVELTVVNTVYMLIMLALITWLDRALGMSYGEHMGIAFLSVGKNNGTAIAIATLAFQPLVAVPAATLPIFQIIFLILYLKLAGRIRCLFEACFELNEKSKAEVL, from the coding sequence GTGGCGCTCGGCGTTAATTTCCTCCTCATTCCGGTCATGCTCCCCCTGTGGATAAAGCTCCTCGGAAGTGCCTACAGCGTCCCTGTTCCTTTCTTACTGCTTCTGAGAACGATTTTCATTGTCCTCATTCTCCCGATGTTCCTTGGAGACCTTACGAGGAGGCTCCTCACGAGAAAACTCGGCGAGGAGAGGTTCCTCCAATTAAAGCCTCTCCTTGGGGCAACGACGATGACGACCATGCTTCTCCTCGTGGGACTGATATTCTTCATGAAGGCCCAGCTCCTGCTGAGCAAATGGACTCTCATCGTTGAGCTGACCGTTGTGAACACCGTTTACATGCTCATCATGCTCGCGCTTATAACGTGGCTGGACAGGGCTCTGGGCATGAGTTATGGGGAGCACATGGGAATAGCGTTCCTCAGCGTCGGGAAAAACAACGGAACGGCCATAGCTATAGCCACGCTCGCCTTCCAGCCCCTCGTGGCCGTTCCAGCAGCAACTCTCCCCATATTCCAGATAATCTTTCTCATCCTCTACCTCAAGCTCGCGGGGAGGATAAGGTGTCTCTTTGAGGCCTGCTTTGAACTCAATGAGAAAAGCAAAGCGGAGGTCCTTTAG
- a CDS encoding DUF3226 domain-containing protein, with translation MIIVTGERYDEALKERDFEKILFPEYGKNREKLKEFVNNLRGNEVIVTASLELIDLILGKFQGEGHILIYSNTGKGLTFKEAYELRKYLDFDLRGAEITNTEKVSVLFCEGKTDSKFFKASYKKVFGFKEAREVPSNLALIEKLFERDNYELIRNNGYIAIIPSEGNAGVIRNLGNFLRAMEVFEFHVGKIGLAIDIDESKKAVMDSIKGKLSSFHHTETKKGFKVGKTEVIPLLIGSKVDLGPCVEWQKPTIEDFMLAILEGDKTFKKLERAINILYVDLKRKLKPKEVIYLAMAAKKFWGNLEGFYEMSIMRTPKCKVEKVLKESKIYEKMEALLPSL, from the coding sequence ATGATAATAGTTACTGGAGAGAGATACGACGAAGCCCTAAAGGAAAGAGATTTTGAAAAAATTCTATTCCCAGAATACGGGAAGAACAGAGAAAAGCTAAAGGAGTTTGTCAACAACCTAAGGGGCAACGAAGTGATTGTAACCGCAAGCTTGGAGCTTATTGATCTCATACTTGGGAAATTTCAGGGAGAAGGGCATATCTTAATTTATTCAAACACGGGTAAAGGATTAACCTTTAAAGAAGCTTATGAGCTGAGGAAATACCTTGATTTTGATCTGAGAGGGGCGGAAATAACGAACACAGAAAAAGTGAGCGTTCTTTTCTGTGAAGGGAAGACCGATTCAAAGTTCTTTAAAGCAAGCTATAAGAAGGTCTTTGGCTTTAAAGAGGCCAGAGAAGTTCCTTCTAATTTAGCGCTAATTGAAAAGCTTTTCGAAAGGGACAACTACGAGCTAATAAGGAACAACGGATACATCGCCATAATACCCAGCGAAGGCAACGCTGGAGTAATAAGGAATCTTGGGAACTTCCTGAGAGCAATGGAAGTTTTTGAATTTCATGTTGGAAAAATAGGCCTTGCAATCGACATTGATGAGAGCAAAAAGGCTGTGATGGATTCCATAAAGGGCAAGCTTTCATCATTCCACCATACAGAAACCAAAAAAGGGTTTAAAGTTGGAAAAACTGAAGTCATCCCCCTCTTAATCGGGAGCAAGGTAGACCTCGGCCCCTGCGTGGAGTGGCAAAAGCCAACGATTGAAGACTTTATGCTGGCGATTTTGGAAGGTGATAAAACGTTCAAAAAGCTGGAAAGGGCCATCAACATTTTATACGTAGACCTAAAGCGAAAATTGAAACCGAAAGAGGTTATTTATTTGGCAATGGCTGCCAAGAAGTTTTGGGGAAACCTTGAGGGCTTTTACGAGATGAGTATAATGAGAACTCCAAAGTGTAAGGTCGAGAAAGTCCTAAAAGAAAGCAAAATATATGAGAAGATGGAAGCGCTCCTACCATCTCTCTAA
- a CDS encoding arsenate reductase ArsC yields MEEKLILFVCVKNSARSQMAEAFFNHFNDDPRFKAMSAGTEPAGEIDPLARKVMEEIGISLEGQYPKLYTEEMADKAYIVITMGCLDKCPYAPPEKTWDWGLEDPYGQPMEKYREVRDEIKRRVLKLIEDLKAGKRREEIIGRKSLFTL; encoded by the coding sequence ATGGAAGAAAAGCTCATCCTCTTCGTCTGCGTGAAAAACTCCGCAAGGAGCCAGATGGCAGAGGCTTTCTTCAACCACTTCAACGACGACCCAAGGTTTAAAGCAATGAGCGCCGGGACGGAGCCAGCTGGGGAGATAGATCCTTTAGCGAGGAAAGTTATGGAAGAGATTGGAATTTCTCTCGAAGGTCAGTACCCAAAGCTTTACACCGAGGAAATGGCCGATAAAGCCTACATCGTCATTACGATGGGCTGTCTTGACAAGTGCCCCTACGCTCCGCCTGAAAAGACGTGGGACTGGGGGCTTGAAGATCCCTACGGTCAGCCAATGGAGAAGTACCGCGAGGTGAGGGACGAGATAAAGCGCCGTGTTTTAAAGCTCATCGAGGACTTGAAGGCCGGAAAGAGGAGGGAGGAGATAATAGGTAGGAAGAGCCTTTTCACTCTTTGA
- a CDS encoding sulfite exporter TauE/SafE family protein, whose translation MVAFFILTLLGVPAKTAVGTLKMIIAALTLVSSLTYLKAGVLNLKTALTIVLFSLLGSYIGSVFLLSIPEEAANFVVMVFLIVGTYFTLKAPQGEPMLSGKLLQSIVGLAIGIYIGVLGIASTLVVISLLRMFFRVDILRANAMAKVIIFFNNFVAFINYAKNGSVDYSIGMLLMLPVLIGSWLGAKTALKMDLRYLKGVFVGISLPTLVNLLRNLGS comes from the coding sequence ATGGTGGCTTTCTTTATTCTTACGCTCCTCGGTGTTCCTGCAAAAACTGCTGTAGGAACATTAAAGATGATTATTGCGGCATTAACCCTCGTGTCTTCTCTCACATACCTTAAAGCAGGTGTTTTAAATCTGAAGACGGCTTTAACTATTGTGCTCTTTTCTCTGCTTGGCTCCTACATTGGTAGTGTTTTCCTGCTGAGTATCCCTGAGGAGGCAGCAAATTTTGTAGTGATGGTGTTTCTTATAGTAGGGACGTATTTCACATTAAAAGCGCCACAAGGGGAGCCCATGCTTAGTGGAAAGCTACTCCAATCAATTGTGGGACTGGCAATTGGCATCTACATAGGTGTTTTGGGAATAGCGTCTACCCTTGTGGTAATCTCTCTCCTGAGGATGTTCTTTAGGGTAGACATTTTAAGGGCAAACGCGATGGCAAAGGTGATCATCTTCTTCAACAACTTTGTTGCGTTCATAAACTATGCAAAAAACGGCAGTGTGGATTATTCTATTGGGATGCTTCTCATGTTGCCCGTCCTCATCGGCTCATGGTTAGGTGCCAAGACTGCTCTTAAAATGGATCTCAGGTACCTCAAAGGGGTATTTGTTGGCATTTCTCTGCCGACCTTGGTTAATCTATTGAGAAATTTGGGAAGTTAG
- a CDS encoding helix-turn-helix domain-containing protein yields MRRKLTPSATVATSKGTNEIYGALQEKGLNMPRSTLYYHLSALEDAGIIEMAGYREEGGGAPEKLWKLKVRKIGIDLVTGEVFKE; encoded by the coding sequence ATGAGGAGGAAATTAACGCCGAGCGCCACCGTGGCAACCTCAAAGGGGACGAACGAGATCTATGGGGCACTCCAGGAGAAGGGGCTAAACATGCCCCGCTCAACGCTCTACTACCACCTTTCAGCCCTTGAGGACGCGGGAATAATCGAGATGGCAGGGTATAGAGAAGAAGGTGGCGGTGCACCGGAGAAGCTCTGGAAGCTGAAGGTCAGAAAAATTGGAATAGACTTGGTTACGGGAGAAGTATTCAAAGAGTGA
- a CDS encoding TrmB family transcriptional regulator sugar-binding domain-containing protein, whose amino-acid sequence MEVNGGRRAQGTIPPQLLEKVAPLLKTKSREVTIDLFVYGEKEVPKIADKIRVREVEDPIILIQDKALGIYAPPEAFKSKEQTIKGYALIIKDKNLLFMLDRYFYHALWPTGELIYKKKGKIKLPKSYIHIRSLVEDIRNHNLIGTEIEIYGKFVKTREPVHLTGKIIDFFESEGKVISNITVETKEGERYVVGGWNASLEDIEADLMILKG is encoded by the coding sequence GTGGAAGTAAATGGAGGAAGGCGAGCTCAAGGCACAATTCCCCCACAGCTTTTGGAAAAAGTAGCACCCCTTCTAAAGACAAAAAGCAGGGAAGTTACAATTGACCTGTTCGTGTACGGAGAAAAAGAAGTTCCAAAAATAGCGGATAAAATCAGAGTGCGAGAAGTGGAAGATCCGATAATACTTATACAGGACAAGGCATTAGGCATTTACGCCCCTCCCGAAGCCTTCAAATCAAAAGAACAAACAATAAAGGGCTACGCCTTAATAATAAAAGACAAAAACCTTCTTTTCATGCTCGATAGATACTTCTACCATGCACTATGGCCCACTGGGGAACTAATTTACAAGAAGAAAGGAAAGATAAAACTTCCAAAGAGTTACATACATATCAGATCCCTTGTGGAGGACATAAGGAACCACAACCTAATAGGGACCGAAATAGAGATATATGGGAAATTTGTAAAGACCAGAGAGCCCGTTCATTTGACTGGAAAGATAATCGACTTCTTCGAAAGTGAAGGAAAGGTAATTTCAAATATAACCGTTGAAACAAAAGAGGGAGAGAGGTACGTGGTGGGAGGGTGGAATGCCTCTCTTGAGGACATTGAAGCCGATTTAATGATTCTTAAAGGCTAG